Proteins from one Camelina sativa cultivar DH55 chromosome 8, Cs, whole genome shotgun sequence genomic window:
- the LOC104705513 gene encoding THUMP domain-containing protein 1 homolog: MATGDQSKKRKQHYRPQNRPVKKKGAYPLKPGVQGFFISCDGGREYQASQEAINVIDSFFEELMNGTDTKVKPGLFDNPINKKVTFSYSEDEDEDEDEEEAEGNNDKEEEENKGDEEKKEVTEDGDNQVNEKELASEGSCEVKQLVETETEKDKEDEEKEKNGVDEPPRKKACLEEANPLAKVNENAEKSIDKLIEAELKELGDKSKRRFMKLDPGCNGLVFIQMKRRDGDPSPKDIAQHAMTSAAATKKHMSRFILRLLPIEVSCYPSEEEISRAIKPLVEQYFPVETSNPRKFAVLYGARANTGLDRMKIINTIAKSIPAPHKVDLSNPEMSIVVEIVKTVCLIGVVEKYKELGKYNLRQLTSTN, encoded by the exons ATGGCTACCGGTGACCAgagcaagaagagaaaacagCATTATCGCCCTCAAAAC AGACcagtgaagaagaagggagCTTATCCTTTGAAGCCAGGTGTGCAAGGTTTTTTCATCTCTTGCGATGGCGGACGCGAATACCAAGCTTCTCAGGAAGCTATTAACGTCATTGATTCC TTTTTCGAAGAGCTAATGAATGGGACTGACACGAAAGTAAAACCTGGTTTGTTTGATAACCCAATTAACAAGAAGGTTACGTTTTCATATAgcgaggatgaggatgaggatgaggatgaagaggaagCTGAGGGTAATAATgataaagaggaagaggaaaacaaaggggatgaggagaagaaagaagttaCTGAAGACGGTGATAATCAAGTGAATGAGAAAGAATTAGCGAGTGAAGGATCATGTGAAGTCAAACAATTGGTAGAAACTGAGActgaaaaagacaaagaagatgaagagaaagagaagaacggTGTAGATGAACCTCCAAGAAAGAAAGCATGTTTGGAAGAAGCAAATCCATTGGCTAAAGTAAACGAAAATGCTGAGAAGTCTATTGATAAGTTGATTGAAGCTGAACTAAAAGAACTCGGAGACAAGAGTAAG AGACGGTTTATGAAGTTAGATCCAGGTTGCAACGGTCTGGTATTCATCCAAATGAAAAGGAGAGATGGTGACCCAAGTCCCAAAGATATTGCACAGCATGCAATGACTTCTGCTGCTGCAACAAAGAAACATATGTCAAG GTTCATCCTAAGACTTCTACCAATTGAAGTATCGTGTTACCCTTCAGAGGAAGAAATTTCAAGAGCCATCAAGCCTCTTGTAGAACAGTATTTCCCCGTTGAGACCAGTAACCCCCGGAAA TTTGCTGTGTTGTATGGAGCACGTGCAAACACGGGGCTTGATAGGATGAAGATAATAAACACTATCGCCAAATCGATTCCTGCCCCTCACAAAGTTGATTTGAGCAATCCAGAGATGTCAATCGTGGTGGAAATTGTTAAG ACAGTGTGCTTAATTGGAGTGGTAGAGAAGTATAAGGAGCTAGGAAAGTACAACCTCAGACAGCTCACGTCGACCAACTGA
- the LOC104709104 gene encoding O-acyltransferase WSD1-like, translating to MTNQEEEPVSPMARVFQSPRIDLCAVTIVGFETKINPDVVLDALKQNVSKHPRFSSILSENGAKWIETEVNVEDHVIVPYIDPEEIGGDGQSFVDDYMSRLTMIPLDRSRPLWDIHILNVKTYDAEAVDMVLLLATVLYLKDTKTPLKADVNTRNNPKRFYHRIISLDDIKHIKNAMDMTINDVLFGMSQASFSRYLNRRYDKRNEENGALTSYPNNLPEGIRFRVACTVNLRSDIGFKALLVHLMSYADKMIISMAFDPTVIPDPHMICDDMEESLKEMKAALHERGLL from the exons ATGACGAATCAGGAGGAGGAGCCGGTCAGCCCGATGGCGCGTGTATTCCAATCACCGAGGATTGACTTATGTGCAGTCACCATTGTGGGTTTCGAAACAAAGATTAATCCCGACGTTGTTCTTGATGCTTTGAAGCAAAATGTCTCCAAGCATCCTCGTTTCTCTAGCATATTG TCTGAAAATGGTGCAAAATGGATCGAGACCGAAGTCAATGTAGAAGATCATGTAATCGTACCATACATAGATCCGGAAGAGATAGGTGGAGATGGACAAAGCTTTGTTGATGACTATATGTCACGTCTCACAATGATCCCTCTTGATAGATCAAGACCCTTGTGGGACATTCACATCCTCAACGTCAAAACCTATGATGCTGAAGCAGTCG ATATGGTGCTGCTTTTGGCGACTGTGTTGTATTTGAAGGATACAAAAACACCACTAAAAGCAGATGTGAATACCAGGAACAATCCAAAGAGATTTTATCACCGAATTATTTCTTTAGATGACATCAAACATATCAAGAACGCTATGGACATG ACTATCAACGATGTTCTATTCGGAATGTCACAAGCCTCTTTTTCTCGCTATTTGAACCGACGATATG ACAAGAGGAATGAGGAGAATGGAGCGTTGACATCGTATCCGAACAATCTTCCAGAAGGTATACGATTTCGTGTAGCTTGTACAGTAAATCTAAGGTCAGACATCGGATTCAAG GCATTGTTGGTACATCTCATGAGTTATGCGGATAAAATGATAATCTCCATGGCGTTTGATCCTACCGTCATACCGGACCCTCACATGATTTGCGATGATATGGAAGAATCACTGAAAGAGATGAAAGCTGCTCTCCATGAAAGAGGGTTACTCTAA